Within the Candidatus Baltobacteraceae bacterium genome, the region GCACTGGCAATCGCGCCGCATGCAACTCGCGATCTCGCTCGGCATCGTCGCGCTCGGCGTGTTGCTCGGGCTCCTCGCGACCGGCACCTACGAGTTCTTTCGGCCCGGGGGAGTTCGAGATGCGGGTTGAAGCCGAGTGGGAACGGGCCGCGTCCTTCGACAAGCTCGTCCTTCGACAAGCTCGTCCTTCGACAAGCTCAGGATGACAAGAAGAACGTCAGCTCATTCCGAAACGTGCTGCCTGGAGCTCGTCACGGCCGATCCCTAGTGGAAGTGGGTGATGCGGCCGCAGGAATCGATCGCTTTGTCCGGCACCATCATCGCGCCTTCGCCTTTGCGAAAGCTCGTGATCTTTAGCGGCGGCGCGTTCACGGCTTCTTGGCCGTAGCGACGTTCCAGTTTCACGCGAACGTCGTTGTCGAGCTCCGGGTTGTGCGAGCTCGAGACGAGCAGGTACTGCTGCACCGCGGCGTTGCGCGCGAAGAGGATGCGGTACTCGACGCCGCCCTGGCCGCGGTAATCCAAATCTTTACACGACGCCGAAGCGGCGGCCGTGGTGCGCGCGGCGGGAAGTGCGAAAAACGCCGCGCCGATTACGAGCGCGGTCAGCCCCAGGCGGCCCAGCGGCAGACGATCCATCACTCCTTAGTATCGGCCGCTGCAGCCAAATCGCGAGGCGGGGCGGTGCTCCGCAGCGCGAGATCGCGCAACAGGCGTTCCGGAACCGGCGTGGGCGCGTCCATCATAACGTCGCGTGCGAGCTGATTCTTCGGGAACGCGATCACGTCGCGAATGTTGGTTTCGCCGACGGCCAGCATGACGATCCGATCGATGCCCAGCGCCATCCCGCCGTGGGGCGGCGCGCCGTAATCGAGCGCCCGCACGAAGAAGCCGAATCGATCCTCGACCGCTTCGTCGCTCAATCCCAGCATCGCGAAGATCTTGCGCTGAAACTCCGGCTTGTGAATGCGGATCGAGCCGCTGCCCAGTTCGAATCCGTTGAGCACCATGTCGTAGTGCTGCGCGCGCATCTTCATCGGCTCGCTCTCGAGCAGCTCCCACTCGCCCTCGCCCGGCGCGGTGAACGGATGATGGGCGGGCGCCGGCGATCCGGTCTCCTCGTCCATCTCGAAGAGCGGAAAATCGGTAACCCACGCAAAGGCGTAGCGATTGGGGTCGCGCAACCCGCAACGCTCGCCGACTTCGTTTCGCATGCGGCCCGCTACGTCGAGCGTGAGATCGCGCGCATCGGCAAAGAGTAATATCGCATCGCCGCGTTCGGCCGCCGCCGACGCCGCGATTTTCTCGACGAGTTCGTCGTTCAGAAATTTCGCGGCCGAACTCTTGATGCCGTCGGTACCGTACGCGATCCAGACCATTCCTTTGGCGCCGGCCGTTTTCGCAAGCTCCGTTAGTGCGTCGAAATCGCGGCGCGAGAGCGCGGCGCCGCCGGGATAACGCAGCGCGACGATCGCGCCGCCGGTTTCGAGCACCGATTTGAAGACGACGAACTCGGTTTGCGCGAAGAGGTCGCCCACGTCGGCAAGTTCCAGGCCGAAGCGCAGGTCGGGCTTGTCGCTGCCGTAAGCGGCGAGCGCCCGCGCGTGCGTGAGGCGTGGAAACGGCGGCAAGTCGACATCGAGCACGCGCTTCCACACGTAACGCATCGCCGACTCCATGAGTTCGAGTACGTCTTCCTGGGTGGCGAACGACATCTCGACGTCGATCTGCGTAAACTCCGGCTGGCGATCGGCGCGCAGGTCCTCGTCGCGGAAGCAGCGGGCAATCTGGAAGTAGCGATCGAAGCCGCTCACCATGAGGAGCTGCTTGTAGATCTGCGGCGACTGGGGCAGTGCGTAGAACTCGCCCGCGTGCACG harbors:
- the aspS gene encoding aspartate--tRNA ligase codes for the protein RDNAAAFAVAGEIGNEYCLRVTGTIRPRVSVNDKLKTGTVELVADAVEVLNAAKDLPFAMHENPNEDLRMTYRYLDLRRPEMQAMMRKRIKLVQALRRYLDARGFQDIETPILTKPTPEGARDYLVPSRVHAGEFYALPQSPQIYKQLLMVSGFDRYFQIARCFRDEDLRADRQPEFTQIDVEMSFATQEDVLELMESAMRYVWKRVLDVDLPPFPRLTHARALAAYGSDKPDLRFGLELADVGDLFAQTEFVVFKSVLETGGAIVALRYPGGAALSRRDFDALTELAKTAGAKGMVWIAYGTDGIKSSAAKFLNDELVEKIAASAAAERGDAILLFADARDLTLDVAGRMRNEVGERCGLRDPNRYAFAWVTDFPLFEMDEETGSPAPAHHPFTAPGEGEWELLESEPMKMRAQHYDMVLNGFELGSGSIRIHKPEFQRKIFAMLGLSDEAVEDRFGFFVRALDYGAPPHGGMALGIDRIVMLAVGETNIRDVIAFPKNQLARDVMMDAPTPVPERLLRDLALRSTAPPRDLAAAADTKE